The DNA region aaggaaaggacAAGATAAACATTGAGATGCCAAATTGccatactctctctctctttcgctatatattattgtttcccTACTCATTACACCCcgtaacctctctctctctctctccctctctctctcttaaaaagTCAGCGCCTTCTTTTGTCTCCTCCCTATAACATCAGTTGCAGAAGGAAGGTACAGATTCACAGACCTTGTCTCTGAAGCCATGGAGGATATTGATTGGGATCTTCATGCTGTGGTCCGAGGCTGCacctcctccacctccaccacttctacaaccaccaccaccaccaccaccatcaacaGCAACAGCACTGCTAGTGGCTATAGATCAGATTGTTATCCTCAATATTCTTGCTTTTCTGGTTTTGGAAGTGAGCAAGTTGGCCATCTTTTCTCTCATCCAGATCCCTTCGAAACAAGAAATGCTATTGGAGAATTGCATGAGCTTTACAAGCCATTCTTTCCCAAATCTCAGCAGCCCATTTATTCTCCACAAGCCTGCACAcccctctcttctttttcttcttttaccaGTTTTACCAAGGAACAGCcacagcaacaacaaaaacagtCACAGCCTAAGCAGTTTCATACTGGTTCTGTGACAAGTAGTGCAAATTCTCACACACCTCGATCCAAAAGAAGGTAAATCTGCTAACTTCTCACTTACAGCAAGGAAAAGAATTTGATTTGGTAgataatcatcaaagaaagaCAAACTCTTTCGCTAATATATACTTCATttgtgtatttttgttttgtcaCAGAAAGAACCAGTTAAAGAAAGTATGCCAAGTACCAGCTGCGGCTCTCTCTTCAGATGTGTGGGCATGGCGAAAATATGGGCAGAAGCCTATCAAAGGCTCTCCTTATCCAAGGTAACAACATATCATGCATCCATCTTGAATTGAATCAAAGCCCGCCTTTTATTTTGGTATTCTCGGTTTGGTATCAAGTCAAAACTTGTAAATTTTCTATTTCTAATTGATTAAACTCTGGTTTGTTCAATGAATAACAGGGGCTATTACAGATGCAGCAGCTCAAAAGGGTGTTTGGCCCGGAAACAAGTGGAAAGAAACAGATCCGACCCGGGAATGTTCATAGTGACCTACACAGCTGAGCACAACCACCCTGCTCCTACTCACAGAAACTCTCTAGCAGGCAGCACCCGTCAGAAGACCTCAACACCTCAAACTGGCAAAGCTAATGATCCTAGCAAACCATCATCACCAGCCAAACCCACTTGCTCATCTCCAGCAACTTCTCTGGAAGATGAGCTATTAGCTCAAAGTACTTCAAACACGGAATTAAGCAGAGAAGATAAAGATATAACggaggatgatgatgaagatgagatTGGTGGGTTCTCAGATATAGCTGTTAGTGACGATTTCTTTGCGGGTTTAGAGGAGTTTGTTGGTCCTGCCACCGGAGATTACTTCCCTGATCATTTTCCAGCAAGTTTTGGTCAGCCCTGGCTTGCGAACAATGCTGCCACGGCAGCCGAAAGTATTTGACATTAGTTGAGAATGGCATCTCTGACATCGGTCTtatgcttttcttttattttctttgctttttttcttttcggttACTTGTATCATTTAGCTAGATGTAGAATCTCAAAGGCATCAATGCCTTGTGCCTGTGAAGTGAATGCTGCGGGTGAAAAGTAAAGAGTTTATTCCTTTTGTTGATCTTTAGACTGTTAGTAAATTAGTCTATTCATTTGTCCGCCTTTTGCTTTTGCTGTGTTAAGGCATTTAATTATTTACGAGGGTGAGAACTTCGGTTGAGATGAATTCTTGTTAATTGTCGTGTTATTACTGGCAAATCTCATGTTTGGAAGAGATAAGGATAAAGATATCCGTGGCCTCTGGGTGTCTTACCCTAGCCCCATGGCATATTGCCTCTTCAATTGAATCAGGCAGCATCCACAATACGTGTACGGCAGCCTCGAGGACTTGAACATACATGGTTGACATCTCTTTGGTTTCTCAGGGAGATCCAAATCATGGCCATAGAAAGTAAAATGAGTACTAAAATTTCTCGATGAGGTGGTTATTTTGACAACTTTCCAACCGACAGATTTTCGCAGAGTCGAGCCAAacgagaaaaacaaataaatgacaGTTAATTGGGATTAAAACATTGTGCTTAACTGAAAGGTTGGACAAACCATTGGTCTTGTAGAGTTCAGCTGGCTTATAGGATGTCATAAGATTCATGATCCTCTTCCATCTCATTATTTTCCAATGGATTCGTTCACGCCACTAGCTCGCTCGGCTCCTAAACATAAGCCAGCCCTTCTCCGGTTGCTAACACAAGTCAAGatgataaaaagattaaaaaatctcCTTTCAGACATGTTTCACTAGATGATTGTCCGGCAAAACAGTTCAACCATGCAAATCACTTACCCTGACAAGACATACTAAGTTATGCTAAGCTTATTATAATTTTGGAATCAATTTTGGCACGAAATTCAACCCTTTGTCTAGAGATTCAACAGTGTATGACTTTCAGCAAGCAAATATCTAAATGCAATTTAACTGTGACAAGCATCGCAATTATACCAATCTCCCTTTTCCCATTCTTCAAAATGAGAGGAAGGAATCCACCATCAATTAGATGATGTTGTGGTACTAGCACGCTTGTATTGATACACCTCAGGAGAATGTGGTTCTCTAGAACAAGTCCGGCTGGAAGCCCCAACAAATATAGCAACATGGAGAGAGAAACCATTACAGACGGAAAACTGGACTCCTGGTCTCTCCTAAACATTGCTAACTTATCGGGACAGCACACATGTTTTCAGGAATCACGTCCTAGCAGAAGCCTTTTGTGCAGAGGAACCAGAAACCTCACATCCCGCAACAAATTTTTTCAACCTCTCTATTTCACCAACTGCAGAGAGCCACTCTGTGAGGATCTCCATGGTTATATAATCAGGATTGCAAGCATGCTCAATCATTCTATCCATGAATTCAAAGACCTTTTCCAAATCTTTCTCGTCTCTAAGGCCTTTGAATATGGCATTGTATGTGGTGGTATTTGGCGTCACCCCCCTAATTTTCATATCTTCCATCAAGGAAACAGCAGATTTCACTTTATTATTCTTGCACAAAGAGTCGATTAGGATGTTGTATATCACAGTGTTTGGTGGAACCTTCGATGCAGCTTTCATGTCTTTGAAAATCTCCATGGCTTCATTAACATTTCCATTTAAGCAATATGCATTTATTAGAGCACCATATGTAGCGACAGTGGGCACCACACCGGCCTTGATCATCTTTCTCATCACTTTCTGAGCAAACTTTAAATCCCCAGTTTTGCTGGCATAAGCAATCAAAGTGTTATATGTGATAGTATCGGGTTTCAATCCAGCTTCCTCCATTTCCTTGAGCATCTCAAAAACTCTATGAAACTTGTTCGTCCTGCAAAACCCACCAATCAAAGTATTATAGCACACTGTATCAGGGCGGATCCCAAGCTCTTTCAACTCTGCCAAGACAAAACTGGCATCAGCCATCCTTCCAGCTTGGCTAAAACCAGAGATCAAGGTGTAGTAGACAATTGCATCTGGAAAGCATCCACTTTTCAACATTTCATTGAAGAGTTCCATTGCCTTCTCAAAATTGTTCACATTACAGAAAGCATTGATCAAAGCTGTATAAGTAACAGCATCACCTTTCATACCTCTCCTTTGCGCCTCAACAAAGAAGTCAACTGCACTACTGACTCTCCCAGTTCTACACATGCCACCAACCAAAGTATTAACCGTGACGACATTTGGTGCAACACCCTCTTTATTCATCTCATCAAACAGCTCCTTTCCCTTCTCTATCTCACCAGCTTTACAAAACCCATCGATCAAGCAATTGTATGTAATGGTATCAGGAGCGCACCCCTTCTGTGATCTCATTCTTTCCATTAAACCCAATCCTTCTTGTTGCCTTCCAACTTTACAAAGTCCATCAATCAACgtattataaataacaacatcCGGTTCAACCGAAACACTTATGCCACCACTCTCTTTACCACCACTCATCTTTTCAAGAACCTCCAACGCATCATCGACTCTCCTAAACTTGCACATATGATTAATAAGAATCCCAAAAGTAACAACATTCGGCTGAATATCCATTTCCACCATCTTTGCCATTAGTTCATTCATTCTATTAAAATTGCCCTCTCTTGCCAATCCTGTCAATAATGAATTGCAAGTAGCAGATTCCAAAACAGCCCCTAGTTTTATCATTTCAGTAAAAAGATCCCAAGCTCTATTAGTCTTCCGATTCCGACACAGCCTGGTAATCAATCGACCCATCCAAAACGAACTAATAAGAACCCCATGGTCGCCGAACTTCAACACCAGGTTAACAATCTCATCTTCACTCAAAATTTctccatttctttctctcttcaacAAAAACGAAAACAGAACATCCCCTGTAGCATCGTTGGGACGACAATTAGAGTCTTCATTTGACTCAAACATTTCATCGATCACCTTCAATGCATCTTTAACACGCCCGGACCTCAACAAAATACTGAGCCAAACATTACGAAGATAGGTAGTTTTAACAGATGGGTCAAGATCATTGAAGAGAATGAAAGATTCCTCCACCAACTCACTCCTTCCATAGGCGCGAAGGAGAAACGACGCAGCATTGACGGTGAGAGGAATATTCAACTCTTTCGAGGTTTTGTAAAGCCTGGATAGATTAGCATTTGACTCGGGTTCACAAAAAGCGAGCTCGAAAATGGCCTGGAAAGTATAGGAGAGTAGAGATTGGGTGTCTGGTGAAGAAGGGGAGTTGTT from Populus alba chromosome 14, ASM523922v2, whole genome shotgun sequence includes:
- the LOC118041590 gene encoding WRKY transcription factor 22; translated protein: MEDIDWDLHAVVRGCTSSTSTTSTTTTTTTTINSNSTASGYRSDCYPQYSCFSGFGSEQVGHLFSHPDPFETRNAIGELHELYKPFFPKSQQPIYSPQACTPLSSFSSFTSFTKEQPQQQQKQSQPKQFHTGSVTSSANSHTPRSKRRKNQLKKVCQVPAAALSSDVWAWRKYGQKPIKGSPYPRGYYRCSSSKGCLARKQVERNRSDPGMFIVTYTAEHNHPAPTHRNSLAGSTRQKTSTPQTGKANDPSKPSSPAKPTCSSPATSLEDELLAQSTSNTELSREDKDITEDDDEDEIGGFSDIAVSDDFFAGLEEFVGPATGDYFPDHFPASFGQPWLANNAATAAESI
- the LOC118041589 gene encoding uncharacterized protein, with the translated sequence MSIITVSASKHSNLLRLLTSHTFLRRLSTEPPEPQPPPQQKTSNHNSIITEALQLLQTPGNEWNTTQLNQLLFPDSPPSSSSPRLFYQITRRLPSSSQALKFLNYLQNNSPSSPDTQSLLSYTFQAIFELAFCEPESNANLSRLYKTSKELNIPLTVNAASFLLRAYGRSELVEESFILFNDLDPSVKTTYLRNVWLSILLRSGRVKDALKVIDEMFESNEDSNCRPNDATGDVLFSFLLKRERNGEILSEDEIVNLVLKFGDHGVLISSFWMGRLITRLCRNRKTNRAWDLFTEMIKLGAVLESATCNSLLTGLAREGNFNRMNELMAKMVEMDIQPNVVTFGILINHMCKFRRVDDALEVLEKMSGGKESGGISVSVEPDVVIYNTLIDGLCKVGRQQEGLGLMERMRSQKGCAPDTITYNCLIDGFCKAGEIEKGKELFDEMNKEGVAPNVVTVNTLVGGMCRTGRVSSAVDFFVEAQRRGMKGDAVTYTALINAFCNVNNFEKAMELFNEMLKSGCFPDAIVYYTLISGFSQAGRMADASFVLAELKELGIRPDTVCYNTLIGGFCRTNKFHRVFEMLKEMEEAGLKPDTITYNTLIAYASKTGDLKFAQKVMRKMIKAGVVPTVATYGALINAYCLNGNVNEAMEIFKDMKAASKVPPNTVIYNILIDSLCKNNKVKSAVSLMEDMKIRGVTPNTTTYNAIFKGLRDEKDLEKVFEFMDRMIEHACNPDYITMEILTEWLSAVGEIERLKKFVAGCEVSGSSAQKASART